Proteins from a single region of Hordeum vulgare subsp. vulgare chromosome 6H, MorexV3_pseudomolecules_assembly, whole genome shotgun sequence:
- the LOC123404490 gene encoding protein SRG1-like encodes MAFYDQQFKILEVPPIVQELVGAGVKEPPSQYVLPEQYRPAAAAVSEMPEPIPIIDLSRLSAGSAEEFDKLRSALENWNLFLAVGHGMEPSFLAEAMKATREFFNLPIEEKQKYSNIVDGEKMSMDGYGNDMVVKENQVLDWNDRLNLLVEPESLRTYRLWPTQPPSFRDVLSEYTVRCKAATNIVLRNMAKMLNLQEEHLVNMIGDNSITLAIFNYYPQCPRPDHVLGLKAHTDGSIITINFADAEGLQLENNGVWYNVPIVPNALVMNIGDIMEILSNGVFKSLVHRVVTNAEKERLSVVLVYTLELETQLEPVSELVDDKRPARYMKIKLNDYMEKFLDTYATGTLAIDGVKIRI; translated from the exons ATGGCTTTTTATGACCAACAATTCAAGATTCTCGAGGTACCTCCAATCGTGCAAGAGCTTGTGGGCGCCGGCGTGAAGGAGCCACCGAGCCAGTACGTGCTTCCCGAGCAATACCGTCCCGCTGCGGCGGCGGTCTCCGAGATGCCCGAGCCCATCCCCATCATCGACCTCAGCCGGCTCTCTGCCGGCAGCGCCGAGGAGTTCGACAAGCTGCGGTCCGCGTTGGAGAACTGGAACCTCTTCCTG GCTGTTGGACATGGAATGGAGCCTAGCTTTCTTGCCGAGGCGATGAAGGCCACCAGAGAGTTTTTCAACCTCCCAATAGAAGAGAAACAAAAGTACTCGAACATTGTCGACGGCGAGAAGATGAGCATGGATGGATACGGTAATGACATGGTCGTAAAAGAGAATCAGGTCCTTGACTGGAACGACCGGCTTAATCTCCTCGTGGAACCTGAATCCCTAAGAACCTACAGACTCTGGCCAACGCAACCCCCTTCTTTCAG AGACGTCCTGTCTGAATACACGGTCAGGTGCAAAGCGGCGACCAACATTGTCCTTCGAAACATGGCCAAGATGCTCAATTTACAAGAGGAACACCTCGTAAACATGATCGGCGACAACTCCATCACCCTAGCTATATTCAACTACTACCCTCAGTGTCCAAGGCCAGACCACgtcttgggcctcaaggcccacacCGACGGCTCAATAATCACCATCAACTTCGCCGATGCCGAGGGGCTCCAGCTTGAGAACAACGGCGTCTGGTACAACGTGCCCATTGTTCCAAATGCATTGGTTATGAACATAGGAGATATAATGGAG ATTTTGAGCAATGGGGTTTTCAAGAGCCTGGTGCATAGGGTTGTCACCAACGCGGAGAAAGAGCGCTTGTCGGTGGTGCTGGTTTATACGTTGGAGCTAGAGACACAACTTGAGCCGGTGTCAGAGCTAGTGGATGACAAGAGACCTGCACGATACATGAAGATCAAGCTCAACGACTACATGGAAAAATTCCTTGACACTTATGCCACTGGGACACTAGCCATCGACGGCGTGAAGATCCGAATATGA